The Polyodon spathula isolate WHYD16114869_AA chromosome 3, ASM1765450v1, whole genome shotgun sequence genome has a segment encoding these proteins:
- the LOC121309537 gene encoding cell division cycle-associated 7-like protein: MPVSTKVPKALLQIFETQSDDEDFKGFRNSLPIETSSEDSWDSIQSLDWVKGVSMALSIDLCFRSMYITEELVKVFTEDIDSKDEEFEGFTEGDLQLNDWMKSMSMDSGSEEDISFSSDDEQEVPPKKSVSGLCVAFKFPVKKTVGTPLAKGKKESLKSEEEEEEEENRKGKAKPQPQRAHSDSEPEEDCDNAADQPNTLQKRAKNIKENKDMLAKLLAELNSMPDLFHMKTPSTTPKQKKSLKNFPERQSGRRNPSRRARPPERFGLEGFSMLPTKLMEQLNSISRRAAMRKTKVNDEEMSSGSPKKRFSKHSDQRSVEDITEEELENVAISFKDKLYDKINGSTCHQCRQKTTDSKTVCRNSSCWGVRGQFCGPCLRNRYGEDVQSALLDPLWVCPPGRGVCNCSFCRRRDGRCATGILIHMAKFYGHDNVKEYLESVQKELSLEK; the protein is encoded by the exons ATGCCTGTATCTACAAAG GTACCCAAAGCACTGTTACAGATTTTTGAAACTCAAAGTGACGATGAAGATTTCAAAGGGTTCAGGAATTCCCTTCCAATCGAAACATCATCCGAGGATAGCTGGGACAGCATCCAGTCACTGGATTGGGTTAAGGGAGTAAGCATGGCACTCAGTATT GATCTCTGCTTTCGCTCCATGTATATCACTGAGGAGCTGGTGAAGGTTTTTACAGAGGACATAGACTCCAAGGATGAGGAGTTTGAGGGCTTTACAGAGGGGGATCTGCAACTCAATGACTGGATGAAATCCATG TCCATGGATTCTGGTTCTGAAGAGGACATTAGTTTCTCCTCTGATGACGAGCAAGAAGTCCCTCCAAAGAAGAGTGTCTCCGGCCTTTGTGTTGCATTCAAATTCCCCGTCAAGAAGACAGTTGGAACACCTCTAGCAAAGGGGAAGAAAGAGTCTTTGAaatctgaggaggaggaggaggaggaggagaaccGCAAGGGGAAAGCCAAACCACAGCCCCAGAGAGCACACTCTGATTCTGAACCTGAAGAAGATTGTGATAATGCAGCAGACCAGCCAAACACTTTACAGAAACGGGCAAAGAacatcaaagaaaacaaagacatg CTTGCCAAGTTACTGGCAGAACTGAATTCCATGCCTGATCTTTTCCATATGAAGACACCCAGTACAACTCCT AAACAGAAAAAATCCCTAAAGAATTTTCCAGAAAGACAGAGCGGGCGTCGAAACCCTTCCCGGAGAGCCCGACCCCCTGAGCGGTTTGGCTTGGAGGGCTTTTCCATGTTGCCTACCAAACTAATGGAGCAGCTGAACAGCATTAGCAGGAGAGCAGCAATGAGAAAGACTAAG GTGAATGATGAAGAGATGAGCAGTGGCAGCCCCAAAAAGAGGTTTTCTAAACACAGCGATCAGCGCTCTGTGGAAGACATAACTGAAGAGGAACTAGAGAATGTAGCCATATCCTTTAAAGACAAACTTTACGATAAGATTAAC GGGAGCACTTGTCATCAGTGCAGACAGAAAACCACGGACAGTAAAACAGTCTGCAGGAATTCCAGCTGTTGGGGTGTGAGAGGCCAGTTTTGTGGGCCCTGCCTTCGCAATCGCTATGGGGAAGATGTGCAATCAGCACTGCTAGACCCT CTGTGGGTCTGCCCTCCAGGTAGAGGTGTCTGCAACTGCAGCTTCTGCCGCAGAAGGGATGGCCGATGTGCCACCGGCATCTTGATCCATATGGCCAAATTCTACGGTCACGACAATGTTAAGGAATACTTGGAAAG CGTTCAGAAAGAGCTATCATTGGAAAAGTGA